The proteins below are encoded in one region of Tomitella fengzijianii:
- the guaA gene encoding glutamine-hydrolyzing GMP synthase, giving the protein MPELRLQQSARPVLVVDFGAQYAQLIARRVREAGVYSEVIAHTASVREIAAKDPSGIILSGGPASVYAEGAPALDPALFDLGVPVLGICYGFQAMARALGGTVEHTGGREYGRTAVEVSGGALHQGLPEQQPVWMSHGDAVTEAPAGFTVTASSEGAPVAAFECLDRRLAGVQYHPEVRHSPHGQEVLTRFLRDVAGLERTWTTANIVEQLIEQVRAQVGDGRALCGLSGGVDSAVAAALVQRAIGEKLTCVFVDHGLLREGERGQVENDFVAATGARLVTIDAAATFLGELAGVSDPEAKRKIIGREFIRSFEGAVTEVLGDAASTGATVDFLVQGTLYPDVVESGGGSGTANIKSHHNVGGLPEDLQFTLVEPLRLLFKDEVRAVGRELGLPEEIVGRQPFPGPGLAIRIVGEVTAERLALLRRADAIAREELTIAGLDQQIWQCPVVLLADVRSVGVQGDGRTYGHPIVLRPVSSEDAMTADWSRLPYEVLETISTRITNEVPDVNRVVLDVTSKPPGTIEWE; this is encoded by the coding sequence GTGCCTGAACTCCGCCTGCAGCAGTCCGCCCGGCCCGTCCTCGTCGTCGATTTCGGCGCGCAGTACGCGCAGCTCATCGCCCGCCGGGTCCGCGAGGCCGGCGTCTACTCCGAGGTGATCGCGCACACCGCGAGCGTGCGGGAGATCGCAGCCAAGGACCCGTCCGGCATCATCCTGTCCGGCGGCCCGGCCAGCGTGTACGCGGAGGGCGCGCCCGCGCTCGACCCTGCGCTGTTCGACCTGGGCGTGCCGGTGCTCGGCATCTGCTACGGATTCCAGGCGATGGCCCGCGCGCTCGGCGGCACGGTGGAGCACACCGGCGGCCGCGAGTACGGGCGCACGGCGGTGGAAGTTTCCGGGGGCGCGCTGCACCAGGGACTGCCGGAGCAGCAGCCGGTGTGGATGAGCCACGGCGACGCGGTGACGGAGGCCCCCGCCGGGTTCACGGTCACCGCGTCCAGCGAGGGCGCCCCGGTCGCCGCGTTCGAATGCCTCGACAGGCGCCTCGCCGGGGTGCAGTACCACCCCGAGGTCCGGCACTCGCCGCACGGCCAGGAGGTGCTCACCCGGTTCCTGCGGGACGTCGCCGGCCTCGAGCGCACCTGGACCACCGCGAACATCGTCGAGCAGCTGATCGAGCAGGTCCGCGCCCAGGTGGGCGACGGCCGCGCCCTGTGCGGGCTGTCCGGCGGGGTCGACTCGGCCGTGGCCGCCGCTCTGGTGCAGCGTGCCATCGGCGAGAAGCTCACCTGCGTGTTCGTCGACCACGGGCTGCTGCGCGAGGGGGAGCGCGGCCAGGTGGAGAACGACTTCGTCGCGGCCACCGGGGCCCGGCTGGTGACGATCGACGCGGCGGCGACGTTCCTGGGCGAGCTGGCCGGGGTCTCCGACCCGGAGGCCAAGCGCAAGATCATCGGGCGCGAGTTCATCCGCAGCTTCGAGGGCGCGGTCACCGAGGTGCTCGGCGACGCGGCCTCCACCGGCGCGACGGTCGACTTCCTCGTGCAGGGCACGCTGTATCCCGACGTGGTGGAGTCCGGCGGCGGATCCGGTACGGCGAACATCAAGAGCCACCACAATGTGGGCGGCCTTCCGGAGGACCTGCAGTTCACCCTGGTCGAGCCGCTGCGCCTGCTGTTCAAGGACGAGGTGCGCGCCGTGGGGCGCGAGCTGGGGCTGCCGGAGGAGATCGTCGGCCGCCAGCCTTTCCCGGGCCCGGGGCTGGCCATCCGCATCGTCGGCGAGGTCACCGCCGAGCGTCTCGCACTCCTGCGCCGGGCCGACGCCATCGCCCGCGAGGAGCTCACCATCGCCGGGCTCGACCAGCAGATCTGGCAGTGCCCGGTGGTGCTGCTGGCGGACGTGCGCAGCGTCGGCGTGCAGGGCGACGGCCGCACCTACGGCCACCCGATCGTGCTGCGGCCGGTGTCCAGCGAGGACGCGATGACGGCGGACTGGTCGCGGCTGCCGTACGAGGTGCTCGAGACGATCTCCACCCGCATCACCAACGAGGTGCCCGACGTCAACCGCGTAGTCCTCGACGTGACGAGCAAGCCGCCGGGCACCATCGAGTGGGAGTGA
- a CDS encoding PspC domain-containing protein yields MTTTRPTGPPRLDGIADELRDLWHTRPERLREQGKIAGVAEGIGRRYDVDPLLVRIAFVVSALFGGAGVWLYLACWLTFPSPRHPSAAGHPGYDYAHAAYGYPYGVHGYPPHPHPGHPYPTAWSRPVKPRNRFRARNVALLGILGIVAVSTLPATTGRGSAGLLGAVLMLGALYLLYRRRPRPAFASPAPPSAGTAAAGSEQPAPADAGPPPAAWTTGARDAAAAGGTAAAATPPEWDPLGAAPFAWDLPTPPPQPAPPKPRRSPLTVFTVGLALIAAAIASGLSAAGADWLNAPRIAAIALAVVGVGLVVGAFLRTGYGLLIVAAPLAGFVILGSLAGSLDTSGGVGQREFRPTTLAQLQPEYRVGAGEILLDLRGLDLTADKTVDVRSTAGRVEVIVPDGMRVDATCHTTVGDTSCLPDAAAAPRPGQPGDSPVLTLNADSTFGEVVVRHG; encoded by the coding sequence ATGACCACTACGAGACCCACGGGCCCGCCCCGACTCGACGGTATTGCCGACGAGCTGCGGGACCTGTGGCACACCCGGCCGGAGCGGCTGCGCGAGCAGGGCAAGATCGCCGGCGTCGCGGAAGGGATCGGCAGGCGCTACGACGTGGACCCGCTGCTGGTGCGGATCGCCTTCGTCGTGTCCGCGCTCTTCGGCGGGGCCGGCGTGTGGCTGTATCTCGCGTGCTGGCTCACGTTCCCGTCGCCGCGGCACCCGTCCGCCGCGGGCCACCCGGGATACGACTATGCGCACGCCGCGTACGGATACCCGTACGGCGTCCACGGATACCCTCCCCACCCGCACCCGGGCCACCCCTACCCCACCGCCTGGAGCCGGCCGGTCAAGCCCCGCAACCGGTTCCGCGCCAGGAACGTCGCGCTGCTGGGCATCCTCGGGATCGTCGCGGTGTCCACGCTTCCCGCCACCACCGGCCGGGGCAGCGCGGGGCTGCTCGGCGCGGTGCTCATGCTCGGCGCGCTGTACCTGCTGTACCGCAGGCGCCCCCGCCCCGCCTTCGCTTCCCCCGCACCGCCCTCCGCGGGCACTGCAGCGGCGGGCTCCGAGCAGCCCGCTCCGGCTGATGCCGGCCCGCCGCCGGCCGCCTGGACCACCGGCGCCCGGGACGCGGCCGCCGCGGGCGGCACTGCTGCCGCCGCCACCCCGCCCGAGTGGGATCCGCTGGGCGCCGCGCCGTTCGCGTGGGACCTGCCGACGCCGCCGCCCCAGCCCGCACCGCCGAAACCACGGCGGTCGCCACTCACCGTGTTCACCGTCGGGCTGGCGCTCATCGCGGCCGCGATCGCATCGGGCCTGTCGGCCGCCGGAGCGGACTGGCTCAACGCCCCGAGGATCGCGGCGATCGCGCTCGCCGTCGTCGGCGTCGGCCTCGTGGTGGGAGCGTTCCTGCGCACCGGTTACGGCCTGCTCATCGTGGCCGCGCCGCTGGCCGGATTCGTCATCCTCGGCTCGCTGGCCGGCTCGCTCGACACGAGCGGCGGGGTGGGGCAGCGTGAGTTCCGCCCGACCACCCTGGCCCAGTTGCAGCCCGAGTACCGGGTGGGCGCGGGCGAGATCCTCCTGGATCTGCGGGGACTGGACCTCACTGCGGACAAGACGGTGGACGTGCGATCCACCGCCGGCCGCGTGGAGGTCATCGTTCCGGACGGCATGCGCGTCGACGCCACCTGCCACACGACGGTCGGAGACACCTCGTGCCTGCCGGATGCGGCCGCCGCACCCCGTCCGGGGCAACCCGGTGACAGCCCCGTACTCACGCTCAACGCCGACAGCACTTTCGGAGAGGTGGTGGTCCGCCATGGCTGA
- a CDS encoding ATP-binding protein: MTTERPPTPQPQPAPQPQPAPAPYPAVPPLRRRRRGVLGGVAGGTADHLGVDATKVRVVFALLAVLGGAGIVAYALLWIFMRPSEQGGTTPPAERRRATGLVVLGVAGAFASSWLFSGTAASVIVPIVVVGIGAALVWREFDADGPRSIIGMPRNPTALTWARVVAGVSLVVVGLGVVVLAQVDLASLRSSLLAVVVTLVGVGLLSVPIWLRMVRSLNEERAARIRDAEREEIASHLHDSVLQTLALIQKQPDEPQQVLRLARSQERELRQWLFGGSRTAQDSLTEALRSACAEVEDHYGVTIDPVFVGELDAASRSADDDARPAVRALVAAAREALVNAAKHSGAQRVDLYAEAQAPPEEYPAGERMRVSVFVRDRGVGFDPDAIPADRKGVTGSIRARIARHGGATEIRSGVERGTEVRLTMPFAVQRAAENRIGDGGPASG, from the coding sequence GTGACCACCGAGCGCCCGCCGACGCCGCAGCCGCAGCCGGCGCCGCAGCCGCAGCCGGCGCCGGCGCCGTATCCGGCCGTCCCGCCGCTGCGGCGCCGCCGGCGCGGCGTGCTCGGCGGGGTCGCGGGCGGGACGGCCGATCATCTCGGCGTCGACGCGACCAAGGTGCGCGTGGTGTTCGCGCTGCTCGCGGTGCTCGGCGGCGCGGGCATCGTCGCCTATGCGCTGCTGTGGATCTTCATGCGCCCCAGCGAGCAGGGTGGCACCACCCCGCCGGCGGAACGCCGCCGAGCCACCGGCCTCGTGGTCCTCGGAGTCGCGGGCGCCTTCGCGTCGAGCTGGCTGTTCAGCGGTACTGCGGCGTCGGTGATCGTGCCGATCGTGGTGGTGGGCATCGGTGCCGCGCTGGTGTGGCGGGAGTTCGACGCGGACGGGCCCCGGTCCATCATCGGTATGCCGCGCAATCCCACCGCCCTCACCTGGGCCCGCGTGGTGGCCGGGGTGAGCCTGGTCGTCGTGGGCCTCGGCGTGGTGGTGCTCGCACAGGTGGACCTGGCCTCGCTGCGGTCCTCACTGCTGGCGGTGGTCGTCACCCTCGTCGGTGTGGGGCTGCTGTCGGTGCCGATCTGGCTGCGGATGGTGCGCAGCCTCAACGAGGAGCGGGCGGCGCGCATCCGCGACGCCGAACGCGAGGAGATCGCCTCGCACCTGCACGATTCGGTGCTCCAGACGCTCGCCCTGATCCAGAAGCAGCCCGACGAGCCGCAACAGGTGCTGCGGCTGGCGCGGTCGCAGGAGCGGGAGCTGCGGCAGTGGCTGTTCGGCGGTTCGCGTACGGCGCAGGACAGCCTCACCGAGGCGCTGCGTTCGGCGTGCGCCGAGGTGGAGGACCACTACGGGGTGACGATCGACCCGGTGTTCGTCGGCGAGCTCGACGCGGCGTCGCGCTCGGCCGACGACGATGCGCGGCCGGCGGTCAGGGCACTGGTGGCCGCCGCGCGTGAGGCGCTGGTGAACGCCGCCAAGCATTCCGGGGCGCAGCGGGTGGACCTCTACGCGGAGGCGCAGGCCCCGCCGGAGGAGTATCCGGCGGGCGAGCGGATGCGGGTGAGCGTGTTCGTGCGCGACCGCGGCGTCGGCTTCGACCCGGACGCGATCCCCGCCGACCGCAAGGGGGTCACCGGGTCGATCCGTGCGAGAATCGCCCGGCACGGCGGCGCGACGGAGATCCGCTCCGGGGTCGAGCGGGGCACCGAGGTGCGATTGACGATGCCGTTCGCGGTGCAGCGGGCCGCGGAGAACCGAATCGGAGACGGAGGACCTGCAAGTGGGTGA
- a CDS encoding LuxR C-terminal-related transcriptional regulator — MRVYLVDDHAVFRSGVRAELSREPDIALVGEAGDVAGAIEGIGAAHPHVVLLDVHMPGGGGVAVLRGVDRPGNGAADGTAGREAAPDPVFLALSVSDAAEDVIAVIRAGARGYVTKTISGAELADAVRRVAGGDAVFSPRLAGFVLDSFTGRSPLPEPALDPELDSLTPRELEVLRLLARGYTYREIGEELFISVKTVETHASNVLRKTQQSNRNALTRWASRRRLD, encoded by the coding sequence CTGCGCGTGTACCTGGTGGACGACCACGCGGTGTTCCGCTCGGGGGTGCGGGCCGAGCTGAGCCGTGAACCGGACATCGCGCTGGTCGGCGAGGCGGGCGACGTGGCCGGGGCTATCGAGGGCATCGGCGCCGCGCACCCGCACGTGGTGCTGCTCGACGTGCACATGCCGGGGGGAGGCGGCGTCGCCGTGCTGCGCGGGGTGGACCGCCCGGGCAACGGCGCGGCGGACGGGACGGCGGGTCGCGAGGCAGCTCCGGACCCCGTCTTCCTGGCGCTGTCGGTCTCGGACGCGGCCGAGGACGTGATCGCCGTGATCCGGGCGGGCGCGCGCGGGTACGTCACCAAGACGATCTCCGGTGCCGAGCTCGCCGACGCGGTCCGCAGGGTGGCGGGCGGCGACGCCGTGTTCAGCCCGCGGCTGGCCGGGTTCGTGCTCGACTCGTTCACCGGCCGCTCACCCCTGCCCGAGCCGGCGCTGGACCCCGAGTTGGACTCGCTCACGCCGCGCGAGCTGGAGGTGCTGCGGCTGCTCGCCCGCGGCTACACCTACCGGGAGATCGGCGAGGAGCTGTTCATCTCGGTCAAGACTGTCGAGACGCACGCGTCGAACGTGCTGCGCAAGACCCAGCAGTCCAACCGCAACGCGCTCACCCGGTGGGCGAGCCGGCGGCGGCTCGACTGA
- a CDS encoding family 43 glycosylhydrolase yields MARDLPMSDPVLPAPTPRSTGAAPPPTPKRPRGLVRALLVALTAAALTIGGTAVAGAAPGSLDLGDLSGSSGPVPQSGDATGPTGSLGSLAPGSGRVDFGTGVNPVVLPIAADPSVVRAPDGTFYLYATSDDWQDGGGMRHLPIFRSTNLVDWTPAGNVFPGKPGWVDPVGGLWAPDVHLVDGTYVVYYSVGGTANPCVGMATAASPTGPFTDLGRPVFCSSDVGVPGTIDPYVYYDGATPYVFVGNFGGIYAIPLTPDGTAVAGDDPKAAPVRVAGNGYEAPYIQHKNGFYYLYVSAGNCCNGAASDYRVYVGRSQSLLGPYVDSTGKPMLDEGGDLILSGNVTWLGPGHITVVTDDAGTDWAMYHAAPRATPRLGAGPQNRQGMIDKISWVGGWPRIGDGTPSSTAPAVPYIGGV; encoded by the coding sequence ATGGCCCGTGACCTGCCGATGTCCGATCCCGTTCTCCCCGCGCCGACCCCACGATCGACAGGCGCCGCCCCGCCGCCGACGCCGAAGCGTCCCCGCGGGCTCGTCCGGGCCCTGCTCGTGGCGCTGACGGCGGCCGCGCTGACCATCGGCGGGACCGCGGTGGCCGGGGCCGCGCCGGGGTCGCTGGACCTGGGTGACCTGTCGGGTTCGTCGGGGCCGGTTCCGCAGTCCGGTGACGCCACCGGGCCCACCGGTTCTCTGGGATCGCTGGCGCCCGGCTCGGGGCGCGTGGATTTCGGCACCGGGGTCAACCCGGTGGTGCTGCCCATCGCGGCCGACCCGTCCGTGGTCCGCGCGCCCGACGGCACCTTCTACCTCTACGCCACCTCCGACGACTGGCAGGACGGTGGCGGCATGCGCCACCTGCCGATCTTCCGTTCCACCAACCTCGTCGACTGGACCCCGGCGGGCAACGTGTTCCCCGGCAAGCCGGGGTGGGTGGACCCCGTCGGCGGGCTGTGGGCGCCGGACGTGCACCTCGTCGACGGCACCTACGTCGTCTACTACTCGGTGGGCGGGACGGCGAATCCGTGCGTCGGCATGGCCACCGCGGCGTCGCCGACGGGCCCGTTCACCGACCTTGGCCGGCCGGTGTTCTGCTCGTCCGACGTGGGCGTGCCCGGCACCATCGACCCCTACGTGTACTACGACGGCGCCACGCCCTACGTGTTCGTCGGCAACTTCGGCGGCATCTACGCGATCCCGCTGACCCCCGACGGCACGGCGGTCGCGGGCGACGACCCTAAGGCCGCGCCGGTGCGCGTGGCGGGCAACGGGTACGAGGCGCCGTACATCCAGCACAAGAACGGCTTCTACTACCTGTACGTCTCGGCCGGGAACTGCTGCAACGGCGCCGCGAGCGACTACCGGGTGTACGTCGGCCGGTCGCAGAGTCTGCTGGGCCCCTACGTCGACTCCACGGGCAAGCCGATGCTCGACGAGGGCGGCGACCTGATCCTGTCCGGCAACGTCACCTGGCTCGGGCCCGGCCACATCACGGTGGTCACCGACGACGCCGGCACGGACTGGGCGATGTACCACGCGGCGCCGCGGGCGACGCCGCGCCTGGGCGCGGGGCCGCAGAACAGGCAGGGGATGATCGACAAGATCAGCTGGGTCGGCGGGTGGCCGCGCATAGGCGACGGCACCCCCTCGTCCACTGCGCCCGCAGTGCCGTACATCGGCGGCGTGTAG
- a CDS encoding serine/threonine-protein kinase has translation MTGSSPSPHVAGPDYLVAGRYRLQSRLGGGGMGTVWLARDVLLDREAALKQIADTAGLQSDRAESLRTRALHEGRVLSQLTGPHITRVFDVTLDQGAPWIVLEYLPSCSLAQVLHMTGTLPPQQAAQIGAQVADAMTEAHGAGILHRDIKPGNILIADRGTTAGVVKISDFGIARAAPAAEPMAGPAADPMADPMADPMADPVTGTPDPAGVGEDVIVGTPAYFAPEIARGHTPTTSSDVFSLGAALYTAIEGLPPFGVDEDHAVVLHNVARGEVTAPLSTHPAMGVVLAMLEPDPARRPTMAEARDRLAHVAAGDELDPELMLTSPLLAPDGRIPVWVRRAGGIRQRSKAVPGSTVGGLIAVQHATPLDQVRKPDNPALATLQWGAQMHAEPARIHADASSRVPRHSTPSAAPGHAWLLRVAIVAGIAVVLVLILILLITSVF, from the coding sequence GTGACCGGATCCTCGCCTTCCCCGCACGTCGCCGGGCCGGACTATCTCGTCGCCGGGCGGTACCGCCTGCAATCCCGCCTGGGCGGTGGCGGCATGGGGACGGTGTGGCTGGCACGCGACGTGCTGCTGGACCGCGAGGCGGCGCTCAAGCAGATCGCGGACACCGCCGGCCTGCAGTCGGACCGCGCCGAGTCGCTGCGCACCCGCGCCCTGCACGAGGGCCGCGTCCTGTCACAGCTCACCGGGCCGCACATCACCCGGGTCTTCGACGTGACGCTCGACCAGGGCGCGCCGTGGATCGTGCTCGAGTACCTTCCGTCGTGCAGCCTGGCGCAGGTTCTGCACATGACGGGCACGCTGCCGCCGCAGCAGGCCGCGCAGATCGGCGCCCAGGTGGCGGACGCGATGACGGAAGCCCACGGCGCGGGCATCCTGCACCGCGACATCAAGCCGGGCAACATCCTCATCGCGGACCGCGGCACCACCGCCGGCGTCGTGAAGATCAGCGACTTCGGCATCGCCCGGGCCGCCCCGGCCGCGGAGCCGATGGCAGGTCCGGCGGCGGATCCGATGGCGGATCCGATGGCGGATCCGATGGCGGATCCGGTGACCGGCACCCCGGATCCGGCCGGGGTGGGCGAGGACGTCATCGTGGGCACGCCCGCCTACTTCGCCCCGGAGATCGCACGCGGACACACGCCGACGACGTCCAGCGACGTGTTCTCGCTGGGCGCCGCGCTGTACACCGCTATCGAGGGGCTGCCGCCGTTCGGGGTGGACGAGGACCACGCGGTGGTGCTGCACAACGTGGCCCGCGGCGAGGTCACGGCGCCGCTGTCCACGCATCCGGCGATGGGCGTGGTGCTCGCGATGCTCGAGCCGGACCCCGCGCGGCGGCCCACCATGGCGGAGGCGCGCGACAGGCTCGCGCATGTCGCGGCGGGCGATGAGCTGGACCCGGAGCTGATGCTCACGTCGCCGCTGCTGGCCCCCGACGGCCGCATCCCCGTGTGGGTGCGCCGGGCCGGCGGCATCCGGCAGCGCAGCAAGGCGGTGCCGGGCAGCACCGTGGGCGGGCTGATCGCCGTGCAGCACGCCACGCCCCTGGACCAGGTGCGCAAGCCGGACAACCCCGCGCTGGCCACGCTCCAGTGGGGGGCGCAGATGCATGCCGAACCGGCGCGCATCCACGCGGACGCGTCGTCGCGGGTGCCGCGGCACTCGACGCCCTCCGCGGCACCGGGCCACGCGTGGCTCCTGCGCGTCGCCATCGTCGCCGGGATCGCCGTCGTGCTGGTGCTGATCCTTATCCTCCTGATCACCAGCGTCTTCTGA